The genomic DNA GGTAGGCTCAATGCCGTCAATGCCGATTTTTGCGCCGAAGGTCGGGGCGGTTGGAACGCGATAGGGTTGGTGAAACACGTTGATCGGGAAATTGGACATGATGCCGCCGTCCATAAACATGACGCGTTGCGGAAGCGTGCCCTCATAACCGGCCAGCTTACTCCAGAGCTCCCGATTTGGGGAGCACTCATTGACCGTGAAGGGGTAGAAGAAGAATGGAACGGACATCGACGCGCGGGCGAAATAGGCTGGATTTACGGGCTCAGGGTTGCACCAATACAGCCCGGCCATTCTGGGGAATTCGACCTTGGTCTGCGTGGTGATATCTGCGGCGATCATGACCAAATCCCCACCCTTATCCTTCTCGGCCAGCTCCGTATCGGTGCGCGTGGGTCTCAGTCTCAGGCCTGGAGAAACGGTGTGCAACTGGTTAAGAAGCTCCGCCGTCGTTTTGATTCCAACTCCTTGCAGCTCAGCGGTCAGCCAATTCAAAAATGCCTCCCCTGGATTCAAGCCCAAATCGTCCTGCAGGTTGTCGATAATCTGAGAGGCCTTCCAAATGAGTTTGACCATGCCGGCCTTCTCAAGAACCGCCTGGGAAAAATCCCTGGCGTCGCCATCGCCGTCGATAAACGACTCCATCGGCATCCGGGAAAGGACATCCAGTAAACGCTCGCTCTTGGCTTGTCCCGGAGGTCCCAAAGCGGCAATCATCAGAGCATTGATGGATCCCGCGGATGTCCCACCCACGCCCAGAAACCGGATGCCGGCTTGTTCGAGAACATAGGTGTACCCCGTCAGCGCGATGCCGAGGACGCCTCCGCCTTCCATGACTAGATCGACATACTGATGATCGCTCGCATCGATGATGTCGGAATATTCCTTGCCTCGGCATTCGCTCTTCACCGTTTGCAGAGCATTCAGAACGTCCGGATGGGTGATGTAATCTTGCGCTGGGGTCATGGAGCCCTCCATTTAAACGACACGTTCGATACGTGAGAATCCACCTGTCGCGCTGATTCGGGTTTCGCTGTTCTGCCTTGCAACAGATATCACGCGTCCGATCTTGGCATAAAGGCCGGAGCCGCTGCGGCTGACTTCCGCGTGAGAACGCTGGACTATTCCAGCGGAACGGCGCGCGCACGCTGCGCGAGGAACTGTACGAGCGATTCAGCCTGTGGTGAAGCGCTCATACTGTCGAATGAACTCCTTGTTCGCCTGCCGCGCTCTTCCAGCACGATCTCGTAGACCAGCAGGTCCCGTCCATGCGGATGTCTCCGCTCCCCCGCTTCCTGTATATTCGCTTGCCGGATGAGCAGGAGAAGCTGCTCGGCTTCATCTCGCGGCATGACGTCGGTGTCGAGGTCACACCCGAGCACGAGACCCCCAAATCCTCCTGTCTGACGGAACCTCACCTTCATGGACCTAGAATCCCACGGCTTTCCAGGCCATGGCAACAGCCTTGTATTCGAGACTGCCGCTCCCATACAGAGTCGCTGCTGATTCAGCGGTGGTCTCGACCATATCCGTAAATTGGCTGGTCGTCGTCAGCTTCAGCATCGTCTTGTACCAGATGCGTCCCGCCTTCTCCCATGCCTTTCCCCCCAGCTCCATCGCGACGAGGTAAAACGCATGATTGGGAATGCCGGAGTTGATGTGGACCCCTCCGTTGTCGGCTGTCCCGTGGTACTTGTGTTTGAGATGCTTTGGTTGAGGATCGGTGCCCAACAATGGATCATTCTCATAGGCTTTGTCTTCCGTAAAGGTCCGCAGGCTCTTGGCCGATGTTTCCGGTCCCATAATGTCCGCGCCGATGAGCCAATCCGCCTTCTTGGTCGTTTGCCGACGGCGCCATTGCTTCACGAGCGAACCAAAGACATCCGCGAGATGTTCGTTGAGCGCGCCGGATTCATTTTTGTACTCCAGGTTACAGGTATGCGACACGACGCCGTGGGTCAATTCATGCCCCACGACATCCAATGATTTCGTGAACCGGATGAAGATTCGTCCGTCGCCGTCGCCGTAACACATCTGTTCTCCCGTCCAAAAGGCATTATTGAGGTTCTGCCCAAGATGGACACTCGAAATGAGCGTCATCCCACGGTCATCAAGGGAGTTTCGTCCGAAGAGTTTCTTGTAAAAATTGTAGGTCGTTCCCGCATGGCTATAGGCTTCATTCACCATCGGATCACGGCTTTTCGGGTCGCCTTCAGAACGCACTAAGGTACCGGGAAGTTGGCTGAATCCACCTTGTTCGACATCGTAAACCAACCGATGCAGCTTGCCGCCGGGGGACGGCACGGCCGCAAACCCCGGCATCATGGTCATCGTAGCCCGCACCGCGCGCGCTGCCGCTGACTGTGCGATCGCTTCGATCGCGACCCGTCGAACCGCAGCCTCGTCGGATTGCGCCAGGTGATCCAGAATATAGGGTGGAATAATGGAGCAGAAGGCATGATGAGCGTTCATCGTTGGGCTTGTCGGTTTTTCCATAATGTGATCTCCTTGTCTATGAAATCGTTGCTATGGGTTGACCGCAATGCCGTCCTCAATATGTCATGCAAAGATTTGCCGTCGTCAGCGAAGCAACGGCTGCACGCACTCCGCCTTTTCTGCCTTTTTCTGTTTATAATCGCAAAGCGTACCTGGAATGGCTAAGGCATGTTTTGCGCCACAGGCGTTTCAAATGAAAAGCCAAGTATTCCAACAATCTGAACGAGCTGTCTCGAAGCTGGACAGGTGGCAACTGTATCTGAATGGATGACAGGTGGATCGAATTGGATACAAGAGGGCTTACACGATAGAGCTGCCCACGCGCTGCATCTTTCGGTCGAATCGCCCCACTTGCTTGCCGGACTTTGCCGACAGCTTGTTAGTTGGCCTTTACTGTCAGCGTGTGAGACTCGACCGCGTCGCGTTCCCACTGTCGCTTAAGTGCGAAAGTGATGATGTGCTCTCCAGCTTTCAGTACCCGGAACCTGAACACTTGGGTACCTGGATCACCGGGTCGAATGCCGCTTGCTGGATTTTCATAGGTACTCCCCAAGAGCTGTATGCTCTTGGGGAGCTCATGGACCACCCAGAGATATCCTGTTGATGGAGTTGAGGTAAGACGCTCTGAAAATTCTCCACCGACAGCGACGACGATCGTTTTAGACATCATGGAGTGGTCTCCATTCTGTATCTATGAATACCACTTGTGATACATGGCAGAATCAGTGCCTTGGACAAAACAATCGAGACGACCTTGCGCCCACGAGCTGACACCGACTCCCGAACTTAAAATACCACCTAAGTCTTCTTCTCCGCTCCAGTGCGAGCCGTCCCACCACCGGTGCCACATATGCGAATTTTGTCCAGGATAAAAAACGTCAATGCGATTCTGACTCCAGGATACAGCGCCCGGTTCACCAGACAAAATACCTCCCAAATCTTCCCAACCACTCCAAGCACGACCATCCCACCATTTGTGCCACAGGTGCATGTCGTAACCACGGACAAACGCGTCCAGTCGATCGGCGCTCCACGATGCCACAGCCGGACCAGTGCTCAAACCTCCACCTAAGCTTTCCCATCCGTGCCAGCCAACGCCATCCCACCATAGATGCCACATGGCCTGATCCATGCCCCTCGCAAAGACATCAATGCGATTCGGCCCCCAAGACACTGCCGCCGGTTCCGATGATAAAACACCACCGAGATCTTCCCACCCGCTCCATCCGCCTTGAAACCACTTATGGAAAAGATGGTGGTTGGTTCCAACTGCGAAAATATCGAGACGGCCATTGGCCCAAGCGCAAATCGCCGGTGCGCCTTGGATTATCCCGCCCAAAGATTCCCAGCCACGCCAAGTTGTTCCGTCCCACCAGCGATGCCATACCGCAGAATCCGTACCACGAGCAACGACGTCAATGCGATCCGGTCCCCATGAAACGGCGCTGGGCTTTGAAGTGATAATTCCCCCTAAGCTTTCCCAACCTTTCCACCCATGCATCACGGGAAGAATGACGCCTTGGGCGGTCCAGAACGGGAATTCCGTATCAATACCGGCCTCACCGTAAGCGATCTTGAAGAAACCACCCGCGCTGCCCCAAGCTGAACCCCACGAGTTTTTGCAAATCCAACATTGCTCCGCTTCCGAATAGCCGATGACTTCTACGCAATGCAAGCCACGGTCAACTCCTGTTACGTGATGATAGACACCGGTCCCATAGGAGTAGAAGTCATCGAACACATGCAAGACTGCCGAACATGGCCCGACGTTCGAGAGATAATTCTTGCGGTCAACGATGCTCGCTAATGTACCCGTATTGGTAATCTTCACAGCAACAGCGTTCCTGTTTGCGACCTGTGTACAATGAGCCTTCCAGACAGTAGGATCATTGGGATCTGGTACGGGGGGATTGTCGAACGCGCTCATATAGGGATAGATTGACTCCGGAACAACTCCGCGGCTCTTGATTTCATCGTAGGCCTGATCAGGCCACCAACCGCCGCAGTTTGCCCCGTGATTCGAACAAAAGTGCAAGTCGGCCTCGGACAAATCGAGTAATTCCCCCTTCTCAATAGAAGC from Nitrospira sp. includes the following:
- a CDS encoding putative sialidase, which produces MPILDIQTLAANLTQAKARWQPRQNPQANLSDEEKQALLGVILNRSALAAAMMPKREAPAAPNFAPAVDWRNHNGNHVTAVKDQKRCGSCVSFCTTATVESMASIEKGELLDLSEADLHFCSNHGANCGGWWPDQAYDEIKSRGVVPESIYPYMSAFDNPPVPDPNDPTVWKAHCTQVANRNAVAVKITNTGTLASIVDRKNYLSNVGPCSAVLHVFDDFYSYGTGVYHHVTGVDRGLHCVEVIGYSEAEQCWICKNSWGSAWGSAGGFFKIAYGEAGIDTEFPFWTAQGVILPVMHGWKGWESLGGIITSKPSAVSWGPDRIDVVARGTDSAVWHRWWDGTTWRGWESLGGIIQGAPAICAWANGRLDIFAVGTNHHLFHKWFQGGWSGWEDLGGVLSSEPAAVSWGPNRIDVFARGMDQAMWHLWWDGVGWHGWESLGGGLSTGPAVASWSADRLDAFVRGYDMHLWHKWWDGRAWSGWEDLGGILSGEPGAVSWSQNRIDVFYPGQNSHMWHRWWDGSHWSGEEDLGGILSSGVGVSSWAQGRLDCFVQGTDSAMYHKWYS
- a CDS encoding putative metalloprotease produces the protein MEKPTSPTMNAHHAFCSIIPPYILDHLAQSDEAAVRRVAIEAIAQSAAARAVRATMTMMPGFAAVPSPGGKLHRLVYDVEQGGFSQLPGTLVRSEGDPKSRDPMVNEAYSHAGTTYNFYKKLFGRNSLDDRGMTLISSVHLGQNLNNAFWTGEQMCYGDGDGRIFIRFTKSLDVVGHELTHGVVSHTCNLEYKNESGALNEHLADVFGSLVKQWRRRQTTKKADWLIGADIMGPETSAKSLRTFTEDKAYENDPLLGTDPQPKHLKHKYHGTADNGGVHINSGIPNHAFYLVAMELGGKAWEKAGRIWYKTMLKLTTTSQFTDMVETTAESAATLYGSGSLEYKAVAMAWKAVGF